The window AGCCTTGGGCGTATTCGATACGGAAATATCTAGACAGAAGAAAGGAGTTAGAATTTCCTCTACATCACAGGCTTCCAGGTTTCTATACTCTTATCTGTGCAGGGCTGGATATCGATTTGGTCGTAGCCCGCGCCATTATGAGAGATGAATCTGATTGACGGAGGGAGGTGGGAAACGAGTTCGCTATCAAATCGTCCCGTAATCTGTAATTTTTAGTTAGTAACTGAGTTGATTTCTTCGCTGGTGAGTCAGACACACCGCTACCGAGTCGTATGTTCTCGAAATGGCCACCACGTTGTTGTACTTGCCGCTGTCGCAGTCGCGGATGAATTCGTCACGCGAACCAGATGTCACTTGCTGTGGGTTCCCAGAATCGTTAGTATGAGAAGATTGTTGGTGAATAAAACTCAATGGGCGTGCGCATTAACGAACCGTAACATCCGCAACCTCAGAGAGCTTCTCAAACTCTGCTTTTGCATGATGAACAATGCCGAGCATCAGGACGCCGGGCTTTGGTGAAGATGATCCAGCCATTGTTGGAATTGGTGCTTTCTCAACTGATCAATTGAATTCTCAAGGCAAGAGTGTTTCAGATGTCCGAATCGCGAGCCGGAATAATGCTATGACAAAGGTGAGAACAAGTTAAGTCTAGGACGAAGTTCACACTTTCTGTAGAAGAGACGAAAAGGTGGGGGATTTGCGACATCATTTGCCCATTTACCCATTTGCCCATTTGCCGCTTTGCCCCACGGGGTTGAAGAGGCGTGATGCCGGCTATTGACATTCAGCTCCACCCCGCAAACTCTCTCGTCGCGGCGTTTGCTCTCAGCATTGAAGACTCTTTATCGCCCTTGATAACGAGTCTCGTTAGCCGATGGAATTGCTCTCAACACGGATGCCGACCGCTGGCATGGCACGATCAAAGGCGAAGCGGGTCTCTCGTGCATGTCTTTCATGCCGTACACGCAAAACAAGATGCGATCTGTGAGCAGAACAAGATCCCAAATGCTAGACAGGGCAACACGCGTGCAACCCCCCCTGTCAGGAATAACCTCGCTTACTGACGCTTATTGGGGAGCAGCGATTCCGCGGGAGTGTCTGGCGTGCCTCCATGTCGTCGATGCGTCGAGCAACAATTAGAATGCGTTCTGACAAAGTCGAGACGTGGAGGGCGTAGAATCAAAGGAGTTCGTAATTCGATCGCCCAGTCGGCCAGCCACGACAATGAAGGCCGTGGCCCGGCTACCGCTACgcgcgacgacgacggcagcGACTATCATAGCCGACAAACAAGCCATTCTCTTCCCGACCAGCATCCAGGAGGCACGGATGATATGCAAGGATGGCTTTCTTCACAACAAACCGGCAACTGGCAGGCGGATAGCCATGATGAGGGGGGTTCCACCCGTGAGCTGGCTGAATCGAGGACGAGTTCAGATGGTTTGGAAGGACATATTGCTACTACCGATCTTTTGAATCCCTCGGATGCGCTTGACCTTCTCGCTCAAGTTGCCGACTTGGATCCTAGTAGACAACGAGATGAAGCTACAGGCCAAGCGGACTCAAACAATAGACTTGTGCACGGTATGCGGCAAACCGTCGGTAGACCAGCTACCAGTTATTATCCTCCGCTGGATGATGGGGTCTTGACGCCCTCGGAAGCGTCTTACCTTGTCAAAAGGTAACCACCCTGCGACCTTTTTAATCATCAATTGACCGCCTATTGACTTACTAAATCCTCTGGATAGATATCACGAGAAGTTCCATCCTTTCTTTCCGGTGGCTCATGGTGCCATATTTGAAGAGGGTACGATATCCGAATGGGCCGCCAAGGAGCCCCATCTCTTGACAGCTATTCTTACCGTCGCCTCGAAAGATGACCCGTCATGGTTCAGAGTGTACGATGCGTGCTCTCGTCACATTGAAACATTTATGTCAAATCTGATCTATGCCGGATCCACATCTGTTGGCTCTGTGGAGGCGCTTCTTATTCTTGCAGAATGGGCGCCACAACGCCCTCAAGAGAATTCCGCCATCGGTTGTGGTCAAGAAGACCATGGTGCCTGGATGCTTGTGGGCTTGGCCATTAGGCTAGGGTATCTGCAGAGGCTTGAGCAAACGGCACTATTACCAGACGAGGGAAAGCTTTCCGCAGAAATGAGTCGGAAGCGAGTTGTTTGGGCAGGTATGTGACAAAATAATATCTATCAATCCTAGGCCCAGGAGTATTAACAATGATGAAGCGTGCTACATGTGCGACCGACAAGTGTCAATCCGGCTTGGGAAAGGATTTTGGTCCCGCGGGCCTGGTCCAGCTCTTCACTTGCGCGCTGCAGACTTTCCAACATTGCATGAGCAAGCCCTTGGCCCAGACAACATGGGGCTATTATTTCAAGCCCATCTTGAGCTTACCCAGCTAATTAGTAACGCTCACGACATTTTGTATTCATCAACAAGCCACAGGCAGCAATTGTATATTGGAGGGGAGTATGTCAGATACATTGTAAGTGTCTCATGACTATATACACTAGCTGGCAGCTTTCTGACACCGACGCACAGGATGACTTTGCTTCAATGGTTCGGAAGTGGAAGCTCTCATGGGCGAACCACAGCTGTAcgtctctctttttggtttctttttgaaGTATTATAGAAAGTAGCTAATGTCTCCCAGTCACGCCTCCTGTGAAAGCCTCTCTGGTGTTGTCATTCGAATTCTTGCGACTCTACATCAATGCCTTCGCTTTTCAGGCCAACCTGAATAGAGCCGCAGCTCGAAATGCCCAAGTAGGGTCCGGGAAGGCCAGTGGGCCGCTGTTCTCCAATGTTGCCGGAAAGCCGGATGCTCGATTCATATACGAGTCAATCGATGCCGCAAATTCACTACTCAGCATATTGAACAGCTTCATCGACCCTGTGGCTGGTCTCAAATGCATGCCATTAAAATACTGTCTCTATGTAATCTATGCTGCCGTATTTTTGTTCAAGGTATAGGCTCCCTTTATTTACTATCCTCTATATGTATCCATAAAGAAGTAGGGTACTGACAATTACATAGGCAAGGCTAGCGGGTGCCATCAGTAGCGATGGCGGCGATCGTGGAGTCCGGCGCGCAATTCAGGGCACCATTGCACAACTACAAAAAACATCAGATAATCCGCATAGCCTCGGACGGCGATACGCCACCTCACTTCGCCTGCTCTGGAGGAAGTCTTGTacgaagcagccaagcaaaTCTGTTTCTCGTCATGATCCCTTGACTGAGCCTCCAACACCGACAATGGACGAGGTTAACAGACATGATGGCATTTCCTTACCACCTGCTGGTAAAGCGACGATGGATATGGACCCGTTGAGCGGGTTCTCGTGGAGAGATTTGGATTCATTAGGACAATTTATTGCCAGCAATTCGACGATGAGCATGGCGGATGGGATGCTTGCTGGTGCCGATTTCGATTGGGAACACAGCTCCGGTGGTCTGGATGATCTTGTAGTGCAGCCACAGTTTGACACTAGGTGGGCCGGGCACGATATAATTTTCTAAGAGCAATTGTACTATAGCATAGTGTAGTCAACTGGGCAGGTTCATAGTACACAGATTGATGAAATTAACTGAGGTCTGTTGTATGGAGCTAGACGACAGTAGAGCCAGAAACAGTGCGGCCAGATGCAATGTTACTGGTGCTAGCGCCGAATCTTCGACCTCTACCGTGGATAAGTAGTACTGGTTATTACGTTTATCTGATATCGCGTTTATTAGAGGTCATACATGCACTCTCCAATGAGTCCATAGCATTAATGCGTGCGCAATTATACGAGTATTTGAGTAATATTAGCTAAAACAAAGGCTGCAGTAGAGGAAGAACATTTAGTCTGATTCATAACCGCTCAATAAATATAAACAAACTCGTCATTTTGACGATCCGTAAGATCCAAAAACGCCTGCTCTCCAAGTCGAGCTTCTCCCCCAAACTCTACAGTGCCAGCTGCATTTTCTTGTGCAATAACAGCCTCTTCAACCGTGGTACGCTCATCCATAGTCTGATATGTTGAATCCATTGAGTGATCAACaacctttgcctttttgccgTTGCGCACACGCTTCTTTTCCTGAAGCTTGTTCAGGACGATAAGGTTGGCCCACTGGATGGCGACAACCGCCACAAGGGCCACAAAGATAGCCAAACAAGCACGGAGACCAGGCTTGTAGGCTGGTGCGTCTTTGtcgttgaagagcaaaggCCCAATGATGTTGCCAGCTGAGCTAGCGGCGTTGTAGACGCTCATGATCGAAGATTTCTTCGTGGTGCCAGCCGTATTGCCAACGATCCAGGTGACAATAAGGGGATTTCCGCCGAAGAGAAAGGCGAGGAGATAGTATCCCACGAGAAGAGCTGCTTTTGCGGAATTGTCTCGAGGTACAGAGTAAAGAACAGCTAGGCCA of the Trichoderma breve strain T069 chromosome 4, whole genome shotgun sequence genome contains:
- a CDS encoding fungal zn(2)-Cys(6) binuclear cluster domain-containing protein, which encodes MARSKAKRVSRACLSCRTRKTRCDLDSAGVSGVPPCRRCVEQQLECVLTKSRRGGRRIKGVRNSIAQSASHDNEGRGPATATRDDDGSDYHSRQTSHSLPDQHPGGTDDMQGWLSSQQTGNWQADSHDEGGSTRELAESRTSSDGLEGHIATTDLLNPSDALDLLAQVADLDPSRQRDEATGQADSNNRLVHGMRQTVGRPATSYYPPLDDGVLTPSEASYLVKRYHEKFHPFFPVAHGAIFEEGTISEWAAKEPHLLTAILTVASKDDPSWFRVYDACSRHIETFMSNLIYAGSTSVGSVEALLILAEWAPQRPQENSAIGCGQEDHGAWMLVGLAIRLGYLQRLEQTALLPDEGKLSAEMSRKRVVWAACYMCDRQVSIRLGKGFWSRGPGPALHLRAADFPTLHEQALGPDNMGLLFQAHLELTQLISNAHDILYSSTSHRQQLYIGGEYVRYIDDFASMVRKWKLSWANHSFTPPVKASLVLSFEFLRLYINAFAFQANLNRAAARNAQVGSGKASGPLFSNVAGKPDARFIYESIDAANSLLSILNSFIDPVAGLKCMPLKYCLYVIYAAVFLFKARLAGAISSDGGDRGVRRAIQGTIAQLQKTSDNPHSLGRRYATSLRLLWRKSCTKQPSKSVSRHDPLTEPPTPTMDEVNRHDGISLPPAGKATMDMDPLSGFSWRDLDSLGQFIASNSTMSMADGMLAGADFDWEHSSGGLDDLVVQPQFDTRWAGHDIIF